From the Lathyrus oleraceus cultivar Zhongwan6 chromosome 4, CAAS_Psat_ZW6_1.0, whole genome shotgun sequence genome, one window contains:
- the LOC127075761 gene encoding nuclear transcription factor Y subunit A-9 gives MPGKPETDECGVKHSEHVHLSSSIYSHQPWLLENASKSSSLHQLNGSIMNGVTNSEVLVSPSVSGEDVAKERRNIKHVQSSTPFTMDKHLDLSSQTELVGHSTVLASPYSNPQFGQFLTTYGQPAMMNPQLYNMHHARVLLPLEMEEEPVYVNAKQYHGILRRRQSRAKAELEKKVIKVRKPYLHESRHLHALRRARGNGGRFLNTKKLEHNDSNSNSALEKGNNPDATLVTNKENQGSSNASLSVHKMQGFDIDYRDGNGFTAVCHSQESDSSGAIK, from the exons ATGCCAGGGAAACCTGAAACTGATGAATGTGGAGTTAAGCATAGTGAGCATGTCCATTTGTCATCTTCCATTTATTCTCATCAACCTTGGTTGCTTGAAAATGCCTCCAAATCATCTTCACTTCATCAGCTCAATGGTTCAATCATGAATGGTGTCACAAATTCAGAAGTCTTGGTTTCTCCTTCAG TCTCAGGTGAGGACGTTGCCAAGGAGCGGCGAAACATCAAACACGTCCAGTCCTCAACTCCATTTACCATGGACAAACACCTTGATCTAAGCTCGCAGACGGAGCTTGTTGGTCATTCAACT GTTTTAGCATCTCCTTATTCAAATCCACAATTTGGTCAATTCTTGACTACTTATGGACAACCAGCTATG ATGAACCCTCAGCTATACAACATGCATCATGCTAGAGTTCTTTTGCCACTTGAAATGGAAGAGGAACCTGTTTATGTCAACGCAAAGCAGTATCATGGTATTTTGAGGCGAAGACAGTCGCGCGCCAAGGCCGAGCTTGAAAAGAAAGTTATTAAAGTTAGAAAG CCGTATCTTCACGAATCCCGTCACCTACATGCTTTGAGAAGGGCAAGGGGGAACGGCGGTCGCTTTCTCAATACAAAGAAGCTCGAACATAACGATTCTAATTCTAATTCCGCTCTAGAAAAAGGAAACAATCCTGATGCAACATTGGTTACCAACAAAGAGAATCAAGGCTCGTCAAACGCGTCACTGTCCGTGCACAAAATGCAGGGTTTCGACATCGATTATCGTGACGGAAATGGCTTTACAGCGGTATGTCATTCACAGGAGAGTGACTCAAGTGGTGCTATTAAATGA